From a single Sphingosinicellaceae bacterium genomic region:
- a CDS encoding GFA family protein — MSEADGSSAAKIRTGGCLCGALRYEARGEPIYTGYCYCADCRKASGSGFIGFMGFSASAVTFTGSTLQFGSLGRSGGPAVRNSCPTCGSLVFGGIVGKDASHTIYAGSLDDPSEFVPEIAIFTEGRPEWAMLPPGLQAFPGMPG, encoded by the coding sequence ATGAGCGAGGCCGACGGCAGCAGCGCAGCGAAAATCCGCACCGGCGGCTGCCTGTGCGGGGCCCTGCGCTACGAGGCGCGGGGCGAGCCGATCTACACCGGTTATTGCTATTGCGCCGACTGCCGCAAGGCGTCGGGCTCGGGTTTTATCGGTTTCATGGGATTTTCCGCAAGCGCGGTGACCTTCACCGGTTCGACGTTGCAGTTCGGGTCGCTCGGGCGGAGCGGCGGCCCGGCGGTACGCAACTCGTGCCCGACCTGCGGCAGCCTGGTGTTCGGGGGTATCGTCGGCAAGGACGCCAGCCACACCATCTACGCGGGTAGCCTCGACGACCCGAGCGAGTTCGTGCCCGAGATCGCGATCTTCACGGAAGGCCGCCCCGAGTGGGCGATGCTCCCGCCCGGCCTGCAGGCGTTCCCGGGCATGCCGGGTTGA
- a CDS encoding DUF1289 domain-containing protein: MIESPCTKVCEIVAGSGQGADAVDLCRGCGRTLDEIGRWSTTTEADRARIVAALPDRLIRSQAA; this comes from the coding sequence GTGATCGAGTCGCCATGCACCAAGGTCTGCGAGATCGTCGCCGGGAGCGGCCAGGGCGCTGATGCGGTCGACCTGTGCCGCGGCTGCGGTCGCACGCTCGACGAGATCGGGCGCTGGTCGACGACCACCGAAGCCGACCGCGCCCGCATCGTCGCGGCGCTGCCCGATCGTCTTATCCGGAGCCAAGCCGCATGA
- a CDS encoding glucuronosyltransferase produces the protein MIFVSVGSMLPFDRLVRAVDAWAGAHPETPVLAQIGRGKFEPVHARFVRLMPPDEYGRIVAGAELFIAHAGMGSIITAIEAGKPLLMLPRLQSLGEHNTDHQLATVRNVGDRPGLHHVDSDAELGAAIDRLLATGSAAPAPIARYASDELLDNVRAFIAGKA, from the coding sequence GTGATCTTTGTCTCGGTCGGCTCGATGCTGCCGTTCGACCGGCTTGTCCGCGCCGTCGATGCGTGGGCCGGGGCGCACCCCGAGACGCCGGTGCTGGCGCAGATCGGGCGCGGCAAGTTCGAGCCCGTTCACGCGCGCTTCGTCCGCCTGATGCCGCCCGACGAGTACGGCCGCATCGTCGCCGGCGCGGAGCTGTTCATCGCCCACGCCGGCATGGGGTCTATCATCACCGCGATCGAGGCCGGCAAGCCGCTGCTGATGCTGCCCCGCCTGCAGTCGCTCGGCGAGCACAACACCGACCACCAGCTCGCAACGGTGCGCAACGTCGGCGACCGGCCCGGCCTCCACCACGTCGACAGCGATGCCGAGCTCGGTGCGGCGATCGACCGGCTGCTCGCCACCGGCAGCGCCGCGCCCGCGCCGATCGCGCGCTACGCCTCGGACGAGCTGCTGGACAACGTGCGTGCCTTCATCGCGGGGAAAGCATGA
- a CDS encoding ABC transporter permease subunit gives MNAALALLPGRLAAHVGLSAAALGLALLISLPLVALMLARARSRGPVLGAASLIQTIPALALLALFYPLLLALRAASGLDVPVLGFLPALLALTLYALLPILRGAVTGLTGVDADAVEAAEALGMTRLQRLTRVELPLAAPVIMAGVRTAAVWTIGAATLATPVGATSLGDFIFSGLQTEDWVAVAVGCVAAAGLALAVDGLLALIEGGLARLSRGRILAGVAGLVVIGALAMWGGRGAGGAERAFVVGAKNFSEQFILGELIATRLRATGRPVELRSGLGSAVAFRALHAGDIDVYVDYAGTLATTVLKRDDHPSLPALTADLERRTKVGVVGPLGFENAYVLAMRGDEARRLGVKSIADLARVAGRLTLGADLEFQTRPEWRAIVAAYGLRFGHAKSYEPTFMYRALGSGAADVISAFSSDGRIAAQGLVVLSDPKHAIPAYDALLLVSPQRREDTAFVAALKPLVRSISVERMRAANLMVDRDTDKRSAAEAAAWLGKP, from the coding sequence GTGAACGCCGCCCTCGCTCTCCTGCCCGGTCGCCTCGCCGCGCACGTCGGCCTCAGCGCCGCGGCGCTCGGTCTCGCGTTGCTGATCTCCCTCCCCCTCGTCGCGCTGATGCTGGCCCGGGCGCGCAGCCGGGGCCCGGTGCTCGGCGCCGCATCGTTGATCCAGACGATCCCGGCGCTGGCATTGCTGGCCCTGTTTTACCCGCTGCTGCTGGCGCTCCGTGCCGCGAGCGGGCTCGACGTGCCGGTGCTCGGCTTCCTTCCGGCGCTGCTGGCGCTGACGTTGTATGCGCTGCTGCCGATCCTGCGCGGTGCCGTCACCGGGCTGACCGGGGTCGATGCGGACGCCGTCGAGGCGGCGGAGGCGCTGGGCATGACCCGGCTGCAGCGCCTCACCCGGGTCGAGCTGCCCCTCGCCGCGCCGGTGATCATGGCCGGCGTCCGCACCGCGGCGGTGTGGACGATCGGCGCGGCGACGCTGGCAACCCCCGTCGGCGCGACCAGCCTCGGCGACTTCATCTTTTCCGGGCTGCAGACCGAGGACTGGGTCGCGGTCGCGGTTGGCTGCGTCGCGGCTGCGGGGCTGGCGCTGGCTGTCGACGGGCTGCTGGCGCTGATCGAGGGCGGGCTGGCGCGGCTGTCGCGTGGGCGCATCCTGGCGGGCGTCGCGGGGCTGGTGGTGATCGGCGCGTTGGCGATGTGGGGCGGGCGCGGCGCGGGCGGAGCCGAGCGGGCGTTCGTGGTCGGGGCCAAGAATTTCTCCGAGCAGTTCATCCTCGGCGAGTTGATCGCGACCCGGCTGCGCGCCACCGGTCGCCCGGTCGAGCTGCGCAGCGGCCTTGGCTCGGCGGTGGCGTTCCGGGCACTGCACGCCGGCGATATCGACGTCTACGTGGACTACGCGGGGACGCTGGCAACGACCGTGCTCAAGCGCGACGACCACCCGAGCCTGCCCGCGCTGACCGCCGATCTCGAGCGCCGGACCAAGGTCGGCGTCGTCGGCCCGCTCGGGTTCGAGAACGCCTACGTGCTGGCGATGCGCGGCGACGAGGCGCGGCGGCTCGGGGTCAAGTCGATCGCCGACCTTGCCAGGGTCGCCGGGCGGCTGACGCTGGGGGCGGACCTCGAATTCCAGACCCGGCCCGAATGGCGCGCCATCGTCGCCGCCTACGGCCTGCGCTTCGGCCATGCCAAGAGCTACGAGCCGACCTTCATGTACCGCGCCTTGGGGAGCGGCGCTGCGGACGTGATCTCGGCCTTCTCCAGCGACGGGCGCATCGCGGCGCAGGGGCTGGTGGTGCTGAGCGATCCCAAGCACGCGATCCCCGCCTATGATGCGCTCCTGCTGGTGTCGCCGCAGCGGCGGGAGGACACGGCGTTCGTCGCGGCGCTCAAGCCGCTGGTCAGGAGCATCAGCGTGGAACGGATGCGCGCCGCGAACCTGATGGTCGACCGAGATACGGACAAGCGCTCGGCGGCCGAAGCCGCGGCGTGGCTGGGGAAGCCCTAG
- a CDS encoding LLM class flavin-dependent oxidoreductase: MILSVLDQTPIPEGTSGGTALANTLDLARHAEALGYHRYWVAEHHGSPALAGASPEVLLAAIGAATRTIRIGSGGVMLPHYSPLKVAESFSLLSGLYPGRVDLGLGRAPGSDGRTAFALQRDRRQQSQNDFPNQLAELMGYLDDSLPADHPFAGLAKTLPGRPELPELWLLGSSPDSAAWAAELGLPYCVADFINSRGAPLASQYRHAFEPSARLAKPYTMTALWTVAADSDAEAERLASSARMMMAHLLTGRSIPVPTPEKALAWLAEHPEVASSGAGRRVIAGTPGKVRAGIEAAAAEYGADEVMLVNILHDHAARKRSYTLVAEAFATEVRDAA, from the coding sequence ATGATCCTCAGCGTCCTCGATCAGACCCCGATCCCCGAAGGCACCAGCGGCGGCACCGCGCTCGCCAACACGCTCGACCTCGCCCGCCACGCCGAGGCGCTCGGCTATCACCGCTACTGGGTTGCCGAGCACCACGGCTCGCCGGCGCTGGCCGGTGCCTCGCCAGAGGTCCTGCTCGCCGCGATCGGTGCGGCGACCCGCACCATCCGCATCGGCTCGGGCGGCGTGATGCTGCCGCATTACTCGCCGCTCAAGGTCGCCGAGAGCTTCAGCCTGCTGAGCGGCCTGTATCCGGGCCGCGTCGACCTCGGTCTCGGCCGTGCGCCGGGCAGCGACGGGCGCACCGCGTTCGCCCTGCAGCGCGACCGCCGCCAGCAGTCGCAGAACGACTTCCCCAACCAGCTGGCCGAACTGATGGGCTATCTCGACGACAGCCTGCCCGCCGACCACCCGTTCGCAGGCCTCGCGAAGACCCTGCCGGGCCGTCCCGAGCTGCCCGAATTGTGGCTGCTCGGCTCGTCCCCGGACAGCGCCGCGTGGGCGGCCGAACTCGGCCTGCCCTACTGTGTCGCGGACTTCATCAACAGCCGCGGTGCCCCACTCGCGAGCCAGTACCGGCACGCCTTCGAGCCCTCCGCGCGGCTGGCCAAGCCGTACACGATGACCGCACTGTGGACCGTCGCCGCCGACAGCGATGCCGAGGCCGAGCGGCTGGCGTCGAGCGCGCGGATGATGATGGCGCACCTGCTGACGGGCCGCTCGATCCCGGTGCCGACGCCCGAGAAGGCGCTGGCCTGGCTTGCCGAGCACCCCGAGGTCGCGAGCAGCGGTGCTGGCCGCCGGGTCATCGCGGGGACCCCCGGCAAGGTCCGTGCCGGCATCGAGGCCGCAGCAGCCGAGTACGGGGCCGACGAGGTCATGCTGGTCAACATCCTGCACGACCACGCGGCACGGAAACGCAGCTACACGCTTGTCGCCGAGGCTTTTGCAACCGAGGTTCGGGACGCCGCTTGA
- a CDS encoding thioesterase family protein — translation MTSAVCVGAPGSQFLFGGAGLAVSVAALEAATGRPAVWAAAQYLSYARPSMRLDLDVVVPVMGHHSAQARCTGHVGETEILTVNAALGARPGDVSMQWPRAPAAPPPLDCPPMPYNWARADDDIHAHLELRTASGRYGSERTVGGVSPDGRTLLWARPRDRGVVIDRVTLAVLADFLPSGVGNAIGSIAGGSSLDNTIRFARIVPTEWVLLDTHIEAVHAGFVHGSMRLFADDGTLMALGSQSMILRKG, via the coding sequence GTGACCTCGGCGGTGTGCGTCGGCGCGCCGGGCAGCCAGTTCCTGTTCGGCGGCGCCGGGCTGGCGGTCAGCGTCGCCGCGCTGGAGGCCGCGACCGGTCGCCCGGCGGTGTGGGCGGCGGCGCAGTACCTGTCCTACGCCCGCCCGTCGATGCGGCTCGACCTCGACGTCGTCGTGCCGGTAATGGGCCACCATAGTGCGCAGGCGCGCTGCACCGGCCATGTCGGCGAAACCGAGATCCTGACGGTTAACGCCGCGCTCGGGGCGCGGCCCGGCGACGTCTCGATGCAGTGGCCGCGGGCCCCCGCCGCGCCGCCGCCGCTCGACTGCCCGCCGATGCCCTACAACTGGGCCCGCGCCGACGACGATATCCACGCGCACCTCGAGCTCCGCACCGCCTCGGGCCGCTACGGCAGCGAGCGCACGGTCGGCGGCGTCAGCCCCGATGGCCGCACCCTGTTGTGGGCACGCCCGCGCGACCGCGGCGTGGTCATCGACCGGGTGACGCTGGCGGTCCTCGCCGACTTCCTGCCGTCGGGTGTCGGCAACGCCATCGGCAGCATCGCCGGCGGCAGCAGCCTCGACAACACCATCCGGTTCGCACGCATCGTGCCGACCGAGTGGGTACTCCTCGACACGCACATCGAGGCGGTCCACGCGGGCTTCGTGCACGGCTCGATGCGGCTGTTCGCGGACGACGGCACGCTGATGGCGCTGGGGAGCCAGTCGATGATCCTGCGGAAGGGCTAG
- a CDS encoding proline iminopeptidase-family hydrolase, translated as MPGVRFKPDREAMIPVPGGRAYVRVDGDLRGPRPPIVFLHGGPGSSHWYFLNATAMAGERAVILYDQLDSGRSDHPGIVANWNVPRFVAELEAIRVALDVPRWHILGASWGGTVALEYAAQRPPALASAVLQSPLVSTEVWLRDARILKDGMPPATRKLLDDCDTPGAAAPEACTAATDAFYRRHVNLTEPGAAVTAYRAGLPRAFSADIYNAMWGRAEFTATGTLKDYDGRPLLKQLDGARTLFLAGEYDEARPATVQGFAHEAGASFAVVPAAAHMALGDNPAGYLRLLRPWLAAHDHAAA; from the coding sequence CTGCCCGGCGTACGCTTCAAGCCCGATCGCGAGGCGATGATCCCGGTCCCGGGTGGCCGCGCCTATGTCCGGGTCGACGGCGACCTCCGCGGGCCAAGGCCGCCGATCGTGTTCCTCCACGGCGGGCCGGGCAGCAGCCACTGGTACTTCCTCAATGCCACCGCGATGGCCGGCGAGCGTGCGGTGATCCTCTACGACCAGCTCGACAGCGGGCGCTCCGACCATCCGGGCATCGTGGCGAACTGGAATGTCCCCCGTTTCGTTGCCGAACTGGAAGCGATCCGCGTCGCGCTCGACGTCCCGCGCTGGCACATCCTCGGCGCGAGCTGGGGCGGCACGGTGGCGCTCGAATATGCCGCACAGCGCCCACCGGCGCTAGCGAGCGCGGTCCTGCAGTCGCCCCTGGTCTCGACTGAGGTCTGGCTCCGCGATGCGCGCATCCTGAAGGACGGCATGCCACCCGCGACGCGCAAGCTGCTCGACGACTGCGACACGCCCGGCGCCGCCGCGCCTGAGGCCTGCACCGCCGCGACCGACGCGTTCTACCGCCGCCACGTCAATCTGACCGAGCCGGGCGCCGCGGTCACCGCCTACCGCGCGGGCCTGCCGCGCGCGTTCAGCGCGGACATCTACAACGCGATGTGGGGCCGTGCCGAGTTCACCGCGACCGGAACCCTGAAGGATTACGACGGGCGGCCGTTGCTGAAGCAGCTCGACGGCGCGCGGACGCTGTTCCTCGCCGGCGAGTACGACGAGGCGCGGCCGGCGACGGTGCAAGGTTTCGCCCATGAAGCCGGCGCATCATTCGCGGTGGTTCCGGCTGCCGCCCACATGGCATTGGGTGACAATCCTGCCGGATATCTCCGCCTCCTGCGTCCCTGGCTGGCGGCGCACGACCACGCCGCCGCTTGA
- a CDS encoding UDP-N-acetylglucosamine--LPS N-acetylglucosamine transferase: MVGRRTRILAIASGGGHWIQLLRLIPAFEGSDVSFASVHAASASQVPGADFHSFRDASRKDWWRAFGSSIDVARIIARVRPDVIVTTGALPPLVAIVFGRLIGARTLWIDSVANSEKLSSSGWVASKLAHRTVTQWPDLATADLPCWGSVL, translated from the coding sequence GTGGTTGGGCGGCGGACACGGATACTGGCGATTGCGAGTGGTGGCGGCCATTGGATCCAGTTGCTGCGGCTGATACCCGCCTTCGAGGGCAGCGACGTCAGCTTCGCCAGCGTCCACGCGGCGTCGGCGTCGCAGGTTCCCGGTGCGGACTTCCACAGCTTCCGTGACGCCAGCCGCAAGGACTGGTGGCGCGCCTTCGGCAGCAGCATCGACGTCGCGCGGATCATCGCCCGGGTCCGGCCCGACGTGATCGTCACGACCGGCGCGCTGCCGCCGCTGGTCGCAATCGTCTTCGGGCGTCTGATCGGCGCGCGCACCCTGTGGATCGACAGTGTCGCCAACAGCGAGAAGCTGAGCTCGTCGGGTTGGGTCGCGTCGAAGCTGGCGCACCGCACCGTGACCCAATGGCCAGACCTCGCCACCGCCGACCTGCCGTGCTGGGGCAGCGTCTTGTGA
- a CDS encoding RidA family protein, with amino-acid sequence MARRREIDWGSSFERDIGYVRALVSGEWIFVSGCTGGDPETGVLPDDVSRQCANTLAKIGRALAEAGGSFADVVRVHYILRDAADFEPCWPQLRAAFAAGRPAATMIVAGLIDPAMRIEIEVTAHRPG; translated from the coding sequence ATAGCACGTCGTCGCGAGATAGACTGGGGCTCCAGCTTCGAGCGCGACATCGGCTATGTCCGGGCGCTGGTCTCGGGCGAATGGATCTTCGTCTCGGGGTGCACGGGCGGCGACCCCGAAACCGGCGTCCTCCCCGACGACGTCAGCCGCCAGTGCGCCAACACCCTCGCCAAGATCGGGCGTGCGCTGGCCGAGGCCGGCGGCTCGTTCGCCGACGTGGTACGGGTCCACTACATCCTGCGCGACGCCGCCGACTTCGAGCCGTGCTGGCCGCAGCTGCGAGCCGCGTTTGCCGCAGGCCGCCCGGCCGCGACGATGATCGTCGCGGGGCTCATCGACCCGGCGATGCGGATCGAGATCGAGGTCACCGCGCACCGTCCGGGCTGA
- a CDS encoding ABC transporter ATP-binding protein, translating into MSAVAFAGITKRYGTLAALDGVTLEIAAGSFVALVGVSGSGKTTLLKTINRLIVPDSGTVTVDGVDVAGSDPVELRRGIGYAFQGIGLFPHLDVATNIATVPRLLGWDAPRIAARVSELLALVDLPQEVATRLPAALSGGQRQRVGVARALAAGPKLMLLDEPFGALDPLTRDGLATRYRELHDRLGLTSVIVTHDMQEALLLAERVVVLRAGRVVADATPAELMAGNADPEVAAMIAVPQRQAERLAAL; encoded by the coding sequence TTGAGCGCGGTTGCCTTCGCCGGCATTACCAAGCGCTACGGCACACTGGCGGCACTCGACGGTGTCACGCTGGAGATCGCCGCGGGCAGCTTCGTCGCGCTGGTCGGTGTGTCGGGGTCGGGCAAGACGACGCTGCTCAAGACCATCAACCGGCTGATCGTGCCAGACAGCGGTACGGTGACCGTCGACGGCGTCGATGTCGCGGGTAGCGACCCGGTCGAGCTGCGCCGCGGCATCGGCTACGCCTTCCAGGGCATCGGTCTGTTCCCGCACCTCGACGTCGCGACCAACATCGCCACCGTGCCCCGCCTGCTCGGCTGGGACGCGCCGCGCATAGCCGCCCGGGTGTCGGAACTGCTGGCTCTGGTCGACCTGCCGCAAGAGGTCGCGACCCGACTTCCCGCCGCACTGTCGGGCGGACAGCGCCAGCGGGTCGGCGTCGCCCGCGCGCTCGCTGCCGGGCCGAAGCTGATGCTGCTCGACGAGCCGTTCGGAGCGCTCGACCCGCTGACGCGCGACGGGCTGGCGACCCGCTACCGCGAGCTCCACGACCGGCTCGGCCTGACCAGCGTCATCGTCACCCACGACATGCAGGAGGCGCTGCTGCTCGCCGAACGCGTCGTAGTGCTGCGCGCCGGCCGGGTCGTGGCGGACGCGACGCCGGCGGAGTTGATGGCGGGGAATGCGGACCCGGAGGTCGCCGCGATGATCGCGGTGCCGCAGCGTCAGGCAGAACGGCTGGCGGCGCTGTGA